In Egicoccus sp. AB-alg2, one genomic interval encodes:
- a CDS encoding VIT family protein → MRIPDEQRGPHRGEAHAGSVASRLNWLRAAVLGANDGIISTAGLVVGVAAATTDAGAIATAGIAGLTAGAVSMALGEYVSVSSQRDTERALIAKERDELSSLPDEELTELVGLLEARGLSSGTALLVADELTRSDALGAHLTFELGIDQEHLANPWAAAGSSAAAFAVGAVLPLVAILLPPAAVRIPVAFVAVIVALALTGLLSAHLGGAAKGVAVVRLLVGGALAMAVTFAIGHLLGVAVG, encoded by the coding sequence ATGCGCATCCCGGACGAGCAGCGTGGGCCGCACCGCGGCGAGGCGCACGCGGGGTCGGTCGCCTCGCGTCTCAACTGGCTGCGTGCCGCGGTGCTGGGCGCGAACGACGGAATCATCTCGACGGCCGGGCTGGTGGTCGGTGTCGCGGCTGCGACCACCGACGCCGGCGCGATCGCCACCGCCGGCATCGCCGGCCTCACGGCTGGTGCCGTGTCCATGGCGCTCGGGGAGTACGTCTCGGTCAGCAGCCAGCGGGACACCGAGCGGGCGCTGATCGCCAAGGAGCGGGACGAGCTGTCGTCCCTACCCGACGAGGAGCTCACGGAGCTCGTCGGGCTGCTCGAGGCACGCGGACTGTCGTCTGGCACCGCGTTGCTGGTCGCGGACGAGCTCACCCGGAGCGACGCGCTCGGGGCGCACCTGACCTTCGAGCTCGGGATCGACCAGGAGCACCTCGCCAACCCATGGGCCGCCGCCGGGTCGTCCGCCGCGGCGTTCGCCGTCGGCGCGGTCCTGCCGCTGGTGGCGATCCTGCTCCCGCCCGCGGCCGTCCGGATCCCCGTCGCGTTCGTCGCGGTCATCGTGGCGTTGGCGCTGACCGGCCTGCTGAGTGCCCACCTCGGCGGAGCTGCCAAGGGTGTGGCGGTGGTCCGCCTGCTGGTGGGCGGGGCGCTGGCGATGGCGGTGACCTTCGCGATCGGTCACCTGCTCGGCGTGGCCGTCGGCTGA
- a CDS encoding TrpB-like pyridoxal phosphate-dependent enzyme produces the protein MTVPPTDRTAAPTKILLDESELPTHWYNVVADLPEPPPPPLHPGTHEPIGPEALAPLFPMALIQQEVTTERYVAIPQAVRDVYALWRPAPLYRAKRLEAHLDTPARIYFKYEGVSPAGSHKPNTAVPQAYYNAQEGVTRLATETGAGQWGSALAFATAQFGLQCEVWQVAASFQQKPYRASMMRTWGATVHSSPSELTEAGRAILASDPDSPGSLGIAISEAVEVAAGREDTKYALGSVLNHVLLHQTVIGEEALLQLAKVGETPDLIVGCTGGGSNFAGLFFPFLREKLAGNMEPRILAVEPAACPSFTKGEYRYDFGDVAGMTPLMKMHTLGHDFVPDPIHAGGLRYHGMSPLLSHMYELGMFEADAIDQIACFDAAVTFARTQGIVPAPEPTHAIAAAIREAEVCRETGEEKVILTALCGHGHFDMAAYDAYFAGKLRDFDYPADKVAEAMQRVPVVGA, from the coding sequence GTGACCGTGCCCCCGACCGACCGTACGGCAGCGCCGACCAAGATTCTCCTGGACGAGAGCGAGCTGCCGACCCACTGGTACAACGTCGTCGCCGACCTCCCTGAGCCGCCGCCACCGCCGCTGCACCCCGGTACCCACGAGCCGATCGGTCCGGAAGCGCTCGCGCCCCTGTTCCCGATGGCGCTCATCCAGCAGGAGGTGACGACCGAGCGGTACGTGGCGATCCCGCAGGCGGTGCGCGACGTCTACGCCCTGTGGCGACCCGCGCCGCTGTACCGCGCCAAGCGGCTCGAGGCGCACCTCGACACTCCGGCGCGCATCTACTTCAAGTACGAGGGCGTGTCGCCGGCCGGGTCGCACAAGCCCAACACCGCCGTCCCGCAGGCCTACTACAACGCGCAGGAAGGCGTGACCCGCCTCGCCACGGAGACCGGTGCCGGCCAGTGGGGCTCCGCGCTCGCCTTCGCCACCGCCCAGTTCGGCCTCCAGTGCGAGGTCTGGCAGGTCGCGGCGTCGTTCCAGCAGAAGCCCTACCGCGCATCGATGATGCGGACCTGGGGCGCGACCGTGCACAGCTCCCCGTCGGAGCTCACCGAGGCGGGACGTGCCATCCTCGCGAGCGACCCGGACTCGCCCGGCTCGCTCGGCATCGCGATCTCCGAGGCCGTCGAGGTGGCGGCCGGGCGCGAGGACACCAAGTACGCCCTCGGCAGCGTGCTCAACCACGTGCTGCTGCACCAGACCGTGATCGGCGAGGAGGCACTGCTGCAGCTCGCGAAGGTCGGCGAGACGCCGGACCTGATCGTCGGCTGCACCGGCGGCGGCTCGAACTTCGCGGGCCTGTTCTTCCCGTTCCTGCGGGAGAAGCTGGCCGGCAACATGGAGCCACGCATCCTCGCGGTCGAGCCGGCCGCCTGTCCGTCGTTCACCAAGGGCGAGTACCGCTACGACTTCGGTGACGTCGCGGGCATGACCCCGCTCATGAAGATGCACACGCTCGGTCACGACTTCGTGCCCGACCCGATCCACGCCGGTGGGCTGCGCTACCACGGCATGTCGCCGCTGCTGTCGCACATGTACGAGCTCGGCATGTTCGAGGCAGACGCGATCGACCAGATCGCGTGCTTCGATGCGGCGGTCACCTTCGCCCGTACCCAGGGCATCGTGCCCGCACCGGAGCCGACCCATGCGATCGCGGCGGCGATCCGCGAGGCCGAGGTGTGCCGCGAAACCGGCGAGGAGAAGGTCATCCTGACCGCACTGTGCGGCCACGGGCACTTCGACATGGCCGCCTACGACGCCTACTTCGCCGGGAAGCTGCGCGACTTCGACTATCCGGCGGACAAGGTCGCGGAGGCCATGCAGCGAGTACCCGTCGTCGGCGCCTGA
- a CDS encoding ABC transporter permease: MSTTRAVDRPATTTSPERGRRGGAGRWSALVGTPRLFRLALRRDRILLPVWIGVLVALLAGIASTITALYASQQDRIAAAMFGAATPATRVFDGPASGTSLGAMTMVESFGILAILIGLMSGQAVVRHTRHDEETGRAELLGSAVVGHHARLTAALSVVLLANLVLAAGMTGVLLAYDLPVRGSVASGLAFAGVGMTFAAIAAVAAQVASTQRAANGIVGAAIGAAFLLRAIGDLFGEVAASEVELVSAWPSWLSPIGWGQQVRPFHQDNLEVFALFAGLTVVLVAVAFVLTEHRDVGHGMLPVPTGPARADGLDSPMALAWRLHRGSLLAWAVGIAVVAVAFGSVGDAADDILTENEQLQEALASLTSDGGLRDAFFAFMMAFVGVGAAGFTVQTLLRARNEEIAGRLEPLLATPVSRSRWLGGHVVFAAAGTVAIFVLAGLSAAVTYGFVTGDFAVGVRGLGSAALVQLPAALALGGGVVLAFALAPRWAVTIGWGALTLSLVLGQLGAVLDLPQWVLNVSPFTHVPLVPAAPMAWLPVGVLLAVAAALSAAGFALFRRRDLAIGA, translated from the coding sequence GTGAGCACGACCCGTGCCGTCGACCGGCCGGCCACGACGACGTCGCCCGAACGCGGTCGTCGCGGCGGCGCCGGGCGCTGGTCCGCCCTGGTCGGCACACCCCGGCTGTTCCGCCTCGCGCTCCGGCGCGACCGGATCCTGCTGCCGGTCTGGATCGGTGTGCTGGTCGCGCTGCTCGCCGGCATCGCCTCGACCATCACCGCCCTGTACGCCTCCCAGCAGGACCGCATCGCCGCCGCGATGTTCGGCGCCGCCACGCCCGCCACCCGCGTTTTCGACGGGCCGGCGTCGGGCACCTCGCTCGGTGCGATGACCATGGTGGAGTCGTTCGGGATCCTCGCGATCCTGATCGGCCTGATGAGCGGGCAGGCGGTCGTCCGCCACACCCGGCACGACGAGGAGACCGGCCGGGCGGAGCTGCTCGGCTCCGCCGTGGTCGGCCACCACGCCCGGCTCACCGCGGCGCTGTCGGTGGTGCTCCTCGCCAACCTGGTGCTCGCCGCCGGGATGACGGGGGTGCTGCTCGCCTACGACCTGCCGGTGCGCGGGTCGGTGGCCAGCGGGCTCGCGTTCGCCGGCGTCGGGATGACCTTCGCGGCGATCGCGGCGGTGGCGGCGCAGGTCGCCAGCACGCAACGGGCCGCCAACGGCATCGTCGGCGCGGCCATCGGTGCGGCGTTCCTGCTCCGCGCGATCGGCGACCTGTTCGGCGAGGTCGCCGCCAGCGAGGTCGAACTCGTCAGCGCCTGGCCGTCGTGGCTGTCGCCGATCGGCTGGGGCCAACAGGTGCGGCCCTTCCATCAGGACAACCTCGAGGTGTTCGCGCTGTTCGCCGGGCTGACGGTCGTGCTGGTGGCGGTCGCGTTCGTGCTGACCGAGCACCGCGACGTCGGGCACGGGATGCTGCCCGTGCCGACCGGCCCTGCCCGCGCCGACGGCCTCGACAGTCCGATGGCGCTGGCGTGGCGGCTGCACCGCGGGTCGCTGCTGGCGTGGGCGGTCGGGATCGCCGTCGTCGCGGTCGCCTTCGGGTCCGTCGGCGACGCCGCCGACGACATCCTCACCGAGAACGAGCAGCTGCAGGAGGCGCTGGCGTCCCTGACGTCCGACGGGGGGCTGCGCGACGCGTTCTTCGCCTTCATGATGGCGTTCGTCGGGGTCGGCGCCGCCGGGTTCACGGTGCAGACGTTGTTGCGTGCCCGCAACGAGGAGATCGCCGGCCGGCTCGAGCCGTTGCTGGCGACACCCGTGTCCCGCTCGCGCTGGCTCGGTGGGCACGTGGTGTTCGCCGCGGCCGGCACCGTCGCCATCTTCGTGCTGGCGGGACTGTCGGCGGCGGTGACCTACGGATTCGTGACCGGCGACTTCGCCGTGGGCGTCCGCGGGTTGGGCTCCGCCGCCCTCGTCCAGCTGCCGGCGGCGCTGGCGCTCGGCGGCGGGGTGGTGCTGGCGTTCGCGCTGGCACCGCGCTGGGCCGTCACGATCGGCTGGGGGGCGCTCACGCTCAGCCTGGTGCTCGGACAGCTCGGCGCGGTCCTCGACCTGCCGCAGTGGGTGCTCAACGTCTCACCGTTCACGCACGTCCCGCTCGTGCCGGCCGCGCCGATGGCATGGCTGCCGGTGGGCGTGCTGCTCGCGGTGGCGGCGGCGCTGAGCGCAGCCGGGTTCGCGCTGTTCCGCCGCCGGGACCTCGCCATCGGCGCCTGA
- a CDS encoding ATP-binding cassette domain-containing protein, translating into MDAITTRDLVKTFGPTRALDGVDLDVATGEVHGFLGPNGAGKSTTIRILLGLLRKDAGDVTLLGGDPWRDAVALHRRLAYVPGDVHLWPNLSGGEAIDLLADLRGHSDRRRRDELVERFQLDPTKRCSTYSKGNRQKVAIVAGFASDVELFVLDEPTSGLDPLMESVFQDVVREVKAEGRTVLLSSHILAEAEALCDRISIIREGRIVESGTLAELRHLTRTSVIAETARPAEGLERIAGIHALERLDEVGRHVRFEVESDDLDDAVARLAAAGVQALVSHPPTLEELFLRHYGDDLDGVQVEAGGAS; encoded by the coding sequence ATGGATGCCATCACCACCCGAGACCTGGTCAAGACCTTCGGCCCCACCCGTGCCCTCGACGGCGTCGACCTCGACGTGGCGACCGGCGAGGTCCACGGCTTCCTCGGCCCCAACGGCGCCGGCAAGTCCACGACGATCCGCATCCTGCTCGGCCTGCTACGAAAGGACGCGGGCGACGTGACGCTGCTCGGCGGCGACCCATGGCGCGACGCGGTCGCACTGCACCGCCGCCTCGCGTACGTCCCCGGTGACGTGCACCTGTGGCCGAACCTGTCGGGTGGCGAGGCCATCGACCTGCTCGCCGACCTGCGCGGCCACAGCGACCGCCGCCGCCGCGACGAGCTGGTCGAGCGGTTCCAGCTCGACCCGACCAAACGCTGTAGCACCTACTCGAAGGGCAACCGGCAGAAGGTCGCCATCGTGGCCGGGTTCGCCTCCGACGTGGAACTGTTCGTCCTCGACGAGCCGACCTCCGGACTCGACCCGTTGATGGAGTCGGTGTTCCAGGACGTCGTGCGCGAGGTCAAGGCCGAGGGCCGCACCGTGCTGCTGTCGAGCCACATCCTGGCCGAGGCCGAGGCGCTGTGCGACCGCATCTCGATCATTCGCGAGGGCCGCATCGTGGAGTCGGGCACGCTCGCCGAGCTGCGCCACCTGACCCGTACCTCGGTGATCGCGGAGACCGCCCGGCCCGCAGAGGGCCTCGAGCGCATCGCCGGCATCCACGCCCTGGAGCGGCTCGACGAGGTCGGCCGGCACGTGCGCTTCGAGGTGGAGTCCGACGACCTCGACGACGCCGTCGCCCGACTGGCGGCCGCGGGAGTGCAGGCGCTGGTCAGCCACCCGCCGACCCTGGAGGAGCTGTTCCTGCGCCACTACGGCGACGACCTCGATGGCGTGCAGGTCGAGGCAGGTGGTGCGTCGTGA
- a CDS encoding TetR family transcriptional regulator: MPSDAAADLPPHVAGLGLRERKRLAAMRRIQEVAIDLFEVDGYDAVTIERIAAQAEVSPSSVYRYFGSKEGVLLWDEYDPVGLQQAAQRMADEPPLDAIREVFRTLVVEAVERDAEHLQRRVRLTMREPAVKAASVLQTHQLGDQIAAMLAAARGGEVDDLEIQVFAHALVGALLGAIEHWYASDFTTSLPDALDLVFARFETGFPALT, from the coding sequence GTGCCGAGCGACGCCGCTGCCGACCTGCCGCCCCACGTCGCCGGTCTCGGCCTGCGTGAGCGCAAGCGCCTGGCCGCCATGCGGCGCATCCAGGAGGTCGCCATCGACCTGTTCGAGGTCGACGGCTACGACGCCGTCACGATCGAGCGCATCGCTGCCCAGGCCGAGGTGTCGCCCTCGTCGGTCTACCGCTACTTCGGTTCGAAGGAGGGCGTGCTGCTCTGGGACGAGTACGACCCGGTGGGGCTGCAACAGGCGGCGCAGCGCATGGCCGACGAGCCACCGCTCGACGCCATCCGCGAGGTGTTCCGCACGCTGGTCGTCGAGGCGGTCGAGCGCGACGCCGAACACCTGCAGCGACGCGTGCGGCTGACGATGCGCGAGCCCGCGGTGAAGGCGGCCTCGGTGCTGCAGACGCACCAGCTCGGGGACCAGATCGCCGCCATGCTCGCGGCCGCGCGTGGCGGCGAGGTCGACGACCTCGAGATCCAGGTGTTCGCGCACGCGCTGGTCGGGGCACTGCTCGGCGCGATCGAGCACTGGTACGCGAGCGATTTCACGACGTCGTTGCCGGACGCCCTCGACCTGGTGTTCGCACGCTTCGAGACCGGGTTCCCGGCGCTGACCTGA
- a CDS encoding GNAT family N-acetyltransferase — translation MTDDPADNAPLDPADRPPSEPPEHQSADAPVVVEEAGASTAAEVLAALDAQEAARGASLVDEAEHVRLRRFVDTGERAEGWQALAARRPGPDEALVGYAAVVLTDAGVASGDVAVLAGTPAHPATETLKRLLAALAERAEAAAAVHLQMWVRLAGAPEIDAAHAAGFTVARRLGVLGTSLDDVEVVPPPEHWTIRPYRPDVDDEAVVAVLAGAYEGTDEAGWTLQQFQERRAYDWFRPEDLLLAEDATGHLGGLHWLKRRTDAEGEVYNLAIAPSAQGAGLGGALLTAGLAHLRDVGCLDVVLWVDRANERAVRLYERYGFTTRWDDIAFGRPLGG, via the coding sequence ATGACCGACGACCCGGCCGACAACGCGCCTCTCGACCCGGCGGATCGCCCGCCTTCCGAGCCGCCCGAGCACCAGTCGGCGGACGCCCCGGTGGTCGTCGAGGAGGCCGGTGCCAGCACCGCCGCCGAGGTGCTGGCGGCGCTGGATGCGCAGGAGGCGGCCCGGGGCGCGTCACTGGTCGACGAGGCCGAGCACGTCCGACTCCGCCGCTTCGTCGACACGGGGGAGCGGGCCGAGGGCTGGCAGGCCCTGGCCGCCCGGCGGCCGGGACCGGACGAGGCCCTCGTCGGTTACGCCGCGGTCGTCCTCACCGACGCCGGTGTGGCCTCGGGCGACGTCGCGGTGCTCGCCGGCACGCCCGCCCATCCCGCAACGGAGACCCTGAAGCGCCTGCTGGCGGCGCTGGCCGAGCGCGCCGAGGCGGCGGCCGCCGTCCACCTGCAGATGTGGGTGCGCCTGGCCGGCGCCCCGGAGATCGACGCCGCCCACGCCGCCGGGTTCACGGTGGCCCGCCGGCTCGGTGTGCTCGGCACCTCCCTGGACGACGTCGAGGTCGTGCCACCGCCCGAGCACTGGACCATCCGTCCCTACCGGCCCGACGTCGACGACGAGGCGGTCGTCGCCGTCCTCGCCGGCGCCTACGAAGGGACCGACGAGGCCGGCTGGACGCTGCAGCAGTTCCAGGAGCGGCGCGCCTACGACTGGTTCCGTCCCGAGGACCTGCTGCTCGCGGAGGACGCCACCGGCCACCTCGGCGGCCTGCACTGGCTCAAGCGCCGCACTGACGCCGAGGGTGAGGTCTACAACCTCGCCATCGCACCCAGCGCCCAGGGCGCCGGCCTGGGTGGCGCGCTGCTCACGGCCGGGCTCGCGCACCTGCGCGACGTCGGCTGCCTCGACGTCGTGCTGTGGGTCGACCGCGCCAACGAGCGTGCCGTGCGGCTGTACGAGCGGTACGGCTTCACCACGCGCTGGGACGACATCGCCTTCGGCCGCCCACTCGGCGGCTGA
- a CDS encoding winged helix-turn-helix domain-containing protein yields the protein MHLLVLTDRPGGGKSLLPALEYLDHTLQDAPLDSSSLFGLTSCEVVLVDATQDLRGATGACRAASVHELRKPVVVVMGEGGLAALKVTWGFDDWLLPHASPAEIETRLRVARERMVAERPARAASVGDLVVDEDSYQVRLRGVPLDLTFKEFELLKALASAPNRVFTRDLLLQDVWGYDYYGGSRTVDVHVRRLRAKLGPEYESMIVTVRGVGYKLVPPGQRHEERAAAAEAAQR from the coding sequence ATGCACCTGCTGGTGCTGACCGACCGCCCCGGCGGCGGGAAGTCGCTCCTCCCGGCCCTGGAGTACCTCGACCACACGCTGCAGGACGCCCCGCTGGACAGCTCGTCGCTGTTCGGGCTGACCAGCTGTGAGGTCGTGCTCGTCGACGCCACCCAGGACCTGCGCGGCGCGACCGGCGCCTGCCGGGCCGCCTCGGTCCATGAGCTGCGAAAGCCGGTCGTGGTCGTGATGGGCGAGGGTGGCCTGGCCGCGCTGAAGGTGACGTGGGGGTTCGACGACTGGCTGCTCCCCCACGCCTCGCCGGCGGAGATCGAGACCCGCCTGCGTGTCGCCCGCGAGCGCATGGTCGCCGAGCGGCCCGCCCGCGCCGCCAGCGTCGGCGACCTGGTGGTCGACGAGGACAGCTACCAGGTGCGGCTGCGTGGCGTCCCGCTGGACCTCACCTTCAAGGAGTTCGAACTGCTGAAGGCACTCGCGAGCGCGCCCAACCGCGTGTTCACCCGCGACCTGCTGCTGCAGGACGTGTGGGGCTACGACTACTACGGCGGCTCGCGCACGGTCGACGTCCACGTCCGGCGGCTGCGCGCCAAGCTCGGGCCCGAGTACGAGTCGATGATCGTGACCGTGCGCGGCGTCGGCTACAAGCTCGTCCCGCCCGGCCAGCGCCACGAGGAGCGCGCGGCAGCCGCCGAAGCCGCCCAGCGCTGA
- a CDS encoding alpha/beta hydrolase — translation MNPPVHPSRPPARAPHAGRPAMGRAPRRGPVRRYLETRGLVGRHATPHVHTRLVAADGTRLAGTHLPGPPDAPGAVLLLHGFAANRRKPAYARLADGLARASGVLALDLRGHGGSAGHCTFGDREVDDVAAGVRWLRGYGYRRVALLGVSMGGTAALHAAASGVEVDAVATVSAPGYFHDPPRTAPLQRLHALWGSPVQRAGLRALVGVRLAGPAAWSDPRHPAEMVADVRVPLLVVHGEDDDYFPLDDATALVAAAGGPATLWQQPAGFGHAEEGFTNDVVDALTVALDQVLRTERFLAAPVARD, via the coding sequence GTGAACCCACCCGTCCATCCCTCCCGCCCGCCGGCCCGCGCCCCGCACGCCGGTCGTCCCGCCATGGGCCGGGCGCCGCGCCGGGGTCCGGTGCGGCGCTACCTGGAGACCCGCGGCCTCGTCGGGCGCCACGCCACGCCGCACGTGCACACGCGGCTGGTGGCGGCCGATGGCACCCGGCTGGCCGGCACGCACCTGCCCGGCCCGCCCGATGCGCCCGGCGCGGTGCTGCTCCTGCACGGCTTCGCCGCCAACCGTCGCAAGCCCGCCTATGCCCGTCTGGCCGACGGCCTGGCGCGCGCGAGCGGCGTCCTGGCACTGGACCTGCGCGGCCACGGTGGCTCGGCCGGACACTGCACCTTCGGGGACCGCGAGGTGGACGACGTCGCGGCAGGGGTGCGCTGGCTCCGCGGCTACGGCTACCGGCGCGTCGCCCTGCTGGGGGTCTCGATGGGTGGGACCGCCGCGCTGCACGCCGCGGCGTCCGGCGTCGAGGTGGACGCGGTCGCGACCGTCTCCGCGCCCGGCTACTTCCACGACCCGCCGCGGACGGCCCCGCTGCAGCGCCTCCATGCGCTGTGGGGCAGCCCGGTCCAGCGCGCCGGCCTGCGCGCCCTGGTTGGCGTGCGGCTGGCCGGCCCGGCCGCGTGGAGCGACCCGCGCCACCCTGCGGAGATGGTCGCTGACGTGCGGGTGCCGCTGCTGGTGGTCCATGGTGAGGACGACGACTACTTCCCCCTGGACGACGCCACCGCGTTGGTCGCGGCCGCGGGCGGTCCCGCGACGCTGTGGCAGCAGCCGGCCGGCTTCGGGCACGCCGAGGAGGGCTTCACCAACGACGTCGTCGACGCCCTGACCGTCGCGCTGGACCAGGTCCTGCGCACCGAGCGGTTCCTGGCCGCGCCGGTCGCCCGCGACTGA
- a CDS encoding helix-turn-helix domain-containing protein has translation MPAEVDDAAIARALSVPTRAGIYRRLRTEGQPLAAREVADMFGLHPNVARNHLDHLADVGLVVTGRRKHPGGGRPAKVYVAREQAAPGRDVQVPPGSQLAVHTIVQLIAGLAEHRAKLALLAEEQGRKLVAATGGRADTRDFEAAAVIAIEALRAAFPEARLAEVDGDRVTVQGLEVGLRLIGEVDGQVGDALATGFLRGALAAAGAPARVTARGGRVEAELDEAGLGAQPSPVATVDNRGQTYQRGVVAAMRAIVPLRPGDHLEVLTDGQGSPAAYARWADRAGHQLVDVARIRDVKGRPAVRLLLRKATGPIWP, from the coding sequence GTGCCGGCGGAGGTCGACGACGCCGCGATCGCCCGGGCCCTGTCCGTGCCCACCCGCGCCGGCATCTACCGCCGGCTGCGCACCGAGGGCCAGCCGCTGGCGGCCCGCGAGGTGGCCGACATGTTCGGGCTGCACCCCAACGTGGCGCGCAACCACCTCGACCACCTCGCCGACGTCGGGCTGGTCGTCACCGGCCGCCGCAAGCACCCCGGCGGCGGGCGCCCGGCCAAGGTGTACGTCGCCCGCGAACAGGCCGCGCCCGGCCGCGACGTGCAGGTGCCCCCGGGCAGCCAGCTGGCCGTCCACACCATCGTGCAGCTGATCGCCGGCCTCGCCGAGCACCGCGCCAAGCTCGCGCTGCTGGCCGAGGAACAGGGGCGCAAGCTCGTCGCCGCCACCGGCGGACGTGCCGACACCCGCGACTTCGAGGCCGCCGCCGTCATCGCGATCGAGGCGCTGCGCGCCGCGTTCCCGGAGGCGCGACTGGCCGAGGTCGACGGTGACCGCGTCACCGTCCAGGGCCTCGAGGTCGGCCTGCGCCTGATCGGCGAGGTGGACGGCCAGGTCGGCGACGCGCTGGCCACCGGCTTCCTGCGCGGCGCGCTGGCCGCGGCCGGCGCGCCGGCCCGGGTGACCGCCAGGGGTGGGCGGGTCGAGGCAGAACTCGACGAGGCGGGCCTGGGCGCCCAGCCGAGCCCCGTCGCCACCGTCGACAACCGCGGGCAGACCTACCAGCGGGGCGTCGTGGCGGCCATGCGGGCGATCGTGCCGCTGCGTCCCGGCGACCACCTCGAGGTTCTGACCGACGGGCAGGGCTCGCCGGCCGCGTACGCCCGCTGGGCCGACCGCGCGGGCCACCAGCTGGTCGACGTCGCCCGTATCCGCGACGTCAAGGGCCGCCCCGCCGTGCGCCTGCTGCTGCGCAAGGCCACCGGACCGATCTGGCCCTGA
- a CDS encoding DUF4395 domain-containing protein produces the protein MARQLARDADGGLLIDVRGPRFGAAITTLVLATALVVQGGFGIALVAWQWVAFAISTLAGLAWSPYGNLFRLLKRRLDLGPPPATEPEGPPRFAQACGLAVATVALVSFAVGAVTVGWVAVGVVLALSALLALTGICVGCEVYVLAQRLRPGRKTTGDDASTRGSVA, from the coding sequence ATGGCACGACAGCTGGCGCGGGACGCCGACGGTGGTCTGCTGATCGACGTTCGCGGACCCCGTTTCGGCGCGGCGATCACGACCCTGGTGCTGGCGACCGCGCTGGTCGTACAGGGCGGGTTCGGCATCGCGCTGGTCGCCTGGCAGTGGGTCGCATTCGCCATCTCGACGCTCGCCGGTCTGGCCTGGTCGCCCTACGGCAACCTGTTCCGGTTGCTCAAGCGTCGCCTCGACCTCGGCCCGCCGCCGGCGACCGAGCCCGAAGGGCCGCCGCGCTTCGCCCAGGCCTGCGGGCTGGCCGTCGCGACCGTGGCCCTGGTGTCGTTCGCGGTGGGCGCGGTGACGGTCGGCTGGGTCGCGGTCGGCGTGGTGCTCGCGCTGTCGGCGCTGCTGGCCCTGACCGGCATCTGCGTCGGTTGCGAGGTGTACGTGCTGGCGCAGCGCCTGCGGCCGGGGCGCAAGACCACCGGCGACGACGCCTCCACGCGCGGGAGCGTCGCCTGA
- a CDS encoding thioredoxin family protein codes for MEPVLLRLLLVVGLLAVVGLAGAWWQRRDGRVRGGDGAVTVAGEHLAAVGLDLRAASAGAVLLGSPTCAPCTAVKRVLGDLQAERQDFTWVYADAADHLDLAQAHRVLRVPTLLVVDAEGRLLARTSGVPDADDLRRVLDDGGPLAEAPAA; via the coding sequence ATGGAGCCCGTCCTGCTGCGTCTGCTGCTCGTGGTCGGCCTGCTCGCCGTCGTCGGTCTGGCCGGCGCGTGGTGGCAGCGCCGGGACGGCCGGGTGCGCGGCGGCGACGGCGCGGTGACGGTCGCCGGCGAGCACCTCGCCGCCGTCGGCCTGGACCTGCGCGCCGCGTCGGCCGGTGCCGTCCTGCTCGGCTCGCCGACCTGTGCCCCGTGCACGGCCGTGAAGCGGGTCCTCGGCGACCTGCAGGCCGAGCGGCAGGACTTCACGTGGGTGTACGCCGACGCGGCCGACCACCTCGACCTCGCACAGGCGCACCGGGTCCTGCGCGTGCCCACGCTCCTGGTGGTGGACGCCGAGGGGCGGCTGCTGGCCCGCACCAGCGGTGTGCCCGACGCCGACGACCTGCGCCGCGTCCTCGACGACGGCGGCCCGCTGGCCGAGGCGCCGGCCGCCTGA